GATCGGCCGTGAAGTGCTGATGCAAGAAGCGGAAAACAAAGGTTTCGGTAAAGATGCAGCCGTCAAGCAGCAAATCGAGAACGCGCGCCAGGCCATCGTCATCAACGCCCTGGTCGGCGACTACCTGAAAAAGAACCCCGTCAACGACGCTGAAATCAAGGCCGAATACGACAAGTTCGTGGCCCAGACGGGCGACAAGGAATACCATGTGCGCCACATTCTGGTCGGCACCGAAGCGGAAGCGAAAGACATCATCGCCAAGCTGAAGGGCGGCGCCAAGTTCGAAGACCTGGCCAAGCAATCGAAAGATGCCGGTTCGGCCGACAATGGCGGCGACCTGGACTGGGCAGCTCCATCGTCGTTCCCGAAAGTATTCTCGGACGCTTTCGTGAAACTGCAAAAAGGCCAGGTCACCGACACCCCGGTGCAAACGCCTAACGGTTTCCACGTGATCAAGCTGGACGACACCCGCGCTGCCAAGCTGCCGACCCTGGAAGAAGTCAAGCCACAGATCGCCGAAGCGCTGCAGCAAAAGAAACTGCAAGCGTATCAGGAAGAAATGATCAAAAAAGCAAAAGTTCAGTAAGCACTGACCTCCCCGGCGCCCTTTTCGGCGCCGGTCGTGTATTCTGCGCCTGAATGCGCACTGCGCGACAGTCGCGATCTTTTTGTACCGGTTTTTGTATACTTATTAGGAATAAACATGATTTTGAAGCCAGCCCGCCTGATCTTAGCCCTGGTCGCCGTCGTCGCGATCCCTGCGTTCGCGCAAAACGTCGCCACTGTGAATGGCAAGGCCATCCCGTCGTCGCGCGTCGACCAGGTCGTCAAGCAAGTCGTCGCCCAAGGCAAGCAAGCCGATTCGCCGCAATTGCGCGAAGCCATCAAGAAAGACCTGATCGGCCGTGAAGTGCTGATCCAGGAAGCCGACAAGCAAGGCTACGGCACGCGTGCGGAAATCAAGTCGCAGATCGACAATGCCCGTCAAAGCATCATCATCAACGCTCTGCTGGCCGACTACGTCAAGAAGAACCCTGTCAAGGACGCTGAAATCAAGGCCGAGTACGACAAGTTCAAGGCACAAGCGGGCGACAAGGAATACCATGCACGCCACATCCTGGTGGCCACCGAAGCGGAAGCGAAAGACATCATCGCCAAGCTGAAAGGCGGCGCCAAGTTCGAAGAACTGGCAAAAGTATCGAAAGACGGTTCTGCAGCCAATGGCGGCGACCTGGACTGGGCTAGCCCAGCTTCGTACGTAAAACCATTCTCCGACGCCATGGTCGCCCTGAAACCAGGCCAAGTCACGCAAACGCCCGTGCAATCGCAATTCGGCTTCCACGTGATCAAGCTGGAAGAAACCCGTCCGACGAAGCTGCCATCACTGGAAGAAGTCAAGGGCCAGGTGGCCGAGTCGCTGCAACAGAAGAAACTCGCCGCTTACCGCGATGAGTTGATGAAGAAGGCAAAAATCCAATAATATTGGATGAAGATGAAAAGGCGCTCCACGGAGCGCCTTTTTTACGCCTGAACAGGGGAAAAACAGCATGGACTTGCACGCGGAATTAAAAATCGCACTCGAAGCGGCTGCCGAACCGGGCCGCGCGGCGCCCATGCAGGCGTATATGCGCGACCAGTTCGTGTTCCTGGGCGTGGCGGCACCACAGCGGCGCCTGGCCGCCAGGGGCTTGCTGGCGGGCTTGAAAGGCATCGATGCCGATGTGCTGCTGGAACACGCGCAGCGGCTGTGGCAGCAGCCGCAGCGCGAATACCAGCACGTGGCGCTCGACATGCTGGACATGCACTGGCGCCAGCTGGGCGTCGATCACATCCCCGCCCTGCTCGGCCTGGCGCGCCAGCGCGCATGGTGGGACAGCGTCGACGGCATGGCGGGCATCGTCGGCGAGGTGCTGCAGGCGGAACAGCGGCGCGGCGGCGACGGCCATGCGCACATGGATGAAGCCTTGCGCCACATGGATTTCTGGCTGCGCCGCATCGCCATGCTGCACCAACTGGGCTGGCGCGCCGACACGGATGCCGGCTGGCTATTTGACGCGGCGCTGGCGCTGGCGCACGAAGACGCATTTTTCATCCGCAAGGCCATCGGCTGGGCCCTGCGCGATTACGCGCGCCATGCGCCGGCAGAGGTGCTAGCTTTTGCCACGCAGCACCGCCAGCAACTATCGCCGCTCAGCTACCGCGAAGCGCTGAAGCACCAGCCACCTTGAACGCCGATCCGCCCAGCAGACGCAGGGCGGCGTCGATGCGGGGACCGGCATCCCAGGCCGGCACGGGCGCCAGCAAACCCAGCGCCATCTGCCGCAGCGGTTCGGCAATCACCATCGCCAGCAGCAAGCCGGCCAGCTCCGACGCATCGCCGAGCATCACGTGGCCCCGCGCCGCCTGGCGAGCCAGCCAGTCGGCCAGCATGGCCGTGCCCCGCTCGATGCCGTTGCGTTGATAGACAACCAGTAAATCCGCGCGCGCGGGAAACTCCGTGCACAGCAGGCGGAACAAGCCGACGGCATCCGCCGTCAGCACGCGCGCCGCCATCGCCTGCAAGATCTCCTTCAATAAGGGCAGCACTTCACCGGGCGCGGCCGCATCGTGCGCCATCGCCGGCAAAAAGGCGTCCGTCCAGCCGCGCACCACCAGGGCGACCAGTTCCTCGCGGTTGGCCGCATATTGATACAGCGACTTCTTGGCCATGCCCGCGTGGCGCGCCACCGCTTCCATGGTCGTGGCCGCATAGCCTTCGTGCAGCAACAGCCATCTGGCCGCCTGCACGGCCGCCTCGCGCGCTTCCTCGGGCGGGCGCGCCGGACGGCCCCGTCCACGCACAGCCTTGCTCTCTTGTTCCTGCATGCCATCTCCCAGCTTGATCGATAAGCAATTTTACACTGAAACATATTTTGGAAACGTTTTACGTTTCTTTAATATATAATTATCTCACCCCAACAAAGGAGAACGACATGACGCAGCCTATTGCATTCCCATGGAACATCACCAACACGGGCGACTTGCTCGATCCATTTCCTCTGCACCTGGAAACGGGTATCACGCGCCTGCCCGACGGTTGCCTGCTGGTGGCGGCGCGCACGGAACTGCACGGCTGCAGCGGACGCATGCTGGACTGGTGGTTTACGTTTTTCGAGACGACGCAGCACATCAAGTGGTGGCATCCGCACGACCACGTGGCCCATCACGGCTGGAACAGCGCGTGGAAAAAGGGAGAGAGTTATTACGGCGCTTCGATCGAGGCGGTGGAGTCCTTGGGCGACATTGCGCCCGTAAAAGCCAAGCTGAAATTCCATGATCCGAAGGAAGTCTTCGACCCGGTGCAGCTGCAGCAGGCACGCGACAGCGGCGCGCTGTCGGCCGCCATCTGCGCGCGCATCGGCTTTGGCGAGCACGTGCAACTGGACCCGCACGGTGACCCGCTCGACGGCGAAATGCTGCACCTGACGCGCGACACGCCCACGGGCTGCGTGCTGCGCAGTCGCTTCTTGCTGGGCCGCAACAGCCTCGATCCCGTGCGCGACGTACCCGACGTGCTGGGCCTGAACCTGCTGCGCCATTGCTACAGCGAATTTACCTATCTGTCGC
Above is a genomic segment from Janthinobacterium sp. 64 containing:
- a CDS encoding peptidylprolyl isomerase, whose product is MTFKPARLLIALLAVVAVPVFAQNVAVVNGKPIPSSRVDAVVKQVVAQGQQPDSPQLREAIKKDLIGREVLMQEAENKGFGKDAAVKQQIENARQAIVINALVGDYLKKNPVNDAEIKAEYDKFVAQTGDKEYHVRHILVGTEAEAKDIIAKLKGGAKFEDLAKQSKDAGSADNGGDLDWAAPSSFPKVFSDAFVKLQKGQVTDTPVQTPNGFHVIKLDDTRAAKLPTLEEVKPQIAEALQQKKLQAYQEEMIKKAKVQ
- a CDS encoding peptidylprolyl isomerase; this encodes MILKPARLILALVAVVAIPAFAQNVATVNGKAIPSSRVDQVVKQVVAQGKQADSPQLREAIKKDLIGREVLIQEADKQGYGTRAEIKSQIDNARQSIIINALLADYVKKNPVKDAEIKAEYDKFKAQAGDKEYHARHILVATEAEAKDIIAKLKGGAKFEELAKVSKDGSAANGGDLDWASPASYVKPFSDAMVALKPGQVTQTPVQSQFGFHVIKLEETRPTKLPSLEEVKGQVAESLQQKKLAAYRDELMKKAKIQ
- a CDS encoding DNA alkylation repair protein; amino-acid sequence: MDLHAELKIALEAAAEPGRAAPMQAYMRDQFVFLGVAAPQRRLAARGLLAGLKGIDADVLLEHAQRLWQQPQREYQHVALDMLDMHWRQLGVDHIPALLGLARQRAWWDSVDGMAGIVGEVLQAEQRRGGDGHAHMDEALRHMDFWLRRIAMLHQLGWRADTDAGWLFDAALALAHEDAFFIRKAIGWALRDYARHAPAEVLAFATQHRQQLSPLSYREALKHQPP
- a CDS encoding TetR/AcrR family transcriptional regulator — protein: MQEQESKAVRGRGRPARPPEEAREAAVQAARWLLLHEGYAATTMEAVARHAGMAKKSLYQYAANREELVALVVRGWTDAFLPAMAHDAAAPGEVLPLLKEILQAMAARVLTADAVGLFRLLCTEFPARADLLVVYQRNGIERGTAMLADWLARQAARGHVMLGDASELAGLLLAMVIAEPLRQMALGLLAPVPAWDAGPRIDAALRLLGGSAFKVAGASALRGS
- a CDS encoding DAPG hydrolase family protein gives rise to the protein MTQPIAFPWNITNTGDLLDPFPLHLETGITRLPDGCLLVAARTELHGCSGRMLDWWFTFFETTQHIKWWHPHDHVAHHGWNSAWKKGESYYGASIEAVESLGDIAPVKAKLKFHDPKEVFDPVQLQQARDSGALSAAICARIGFGEHVQLDPHGDPLDGEMLHLTRDTPTGCVLRSRFLLGRNSLDPVRDVPDVLGLNLLRHCYSEFTYLSRFLPSLYYGEHANGEQAPLPW